A portion of the Shewanella sp. SNU WT4 genome contains these proteins:
- a CDS encoding SPOR domain-containing protein: protein MTNRDYANRKPRSTGTPRKATGGRTAKRSSAAANGQKPSFLLIAIAVILIGGFGYFLYFLKSGSDTPAAPVTVEAPVKATKPAAKPDPNALPPKPTEEWSYQKELENKQVIIDLPVETKPTRPYQMQCGSFRSESQANEMKAVIAFQGLEAQVRRTDGAKGTWFKVVLGPYERKREAERQRHKLQKVGINGCQVWLWEG from the coding sequence ATGACAAACCGTGACTACGCCAATAGAAAACCGCGCAGCACAGGCACCCCCCGCAAAGCGACTGGTGGTCGGACTGCAAAACGCAGTTCGGCTGCAGCTAATGGACAAAAGCCTAGCTTTTTGTTGATTGCTATCGCAGTTATCTTGATTGGGGGCTTTGGCTATTTCTTATATTTCCTCAAGTCTGGCAGTGATACTCCAGCAGCCCCGGTAACGGTTGAAGCGCCAGTCAAGGCCACTAAGCCTGCGGCAAAACCCGATCCGAATGCACTACCGCCTAAACCTACGGAAGAGTGGAGCTATCAAAAGGAGCTGGAAAATAAGCAAGTGATTATCGACTTGCCGGTTGAGACTAAACCCACCAGACCTTATCAGATGCAATGCGGTTCATTTCGCTCTGAATCTCAAGCCAATGAAATGAAAGCGGTTATCGCTTTTCAAGGGTTAGAAGCGCAAGTGCGCAGAACCGATGGTGCTAAAGGTACTTGGTTTAAGGTGGTATTAGGTCCTTACGAGCGCAAACGTGAGGCTGAACGCCAGCGCCACAAGCTGCAAAAAGTTGGCATCAATGGTTGTCAAGTGTGGCTGTGGGAAGGCTAG